CTACCAGAAGGGCTTGAATTTTATTGAGAAGATATTCGTGTCCTGTGAACAAAAGCACAAAAATACCCAGGACATACAATATCAGGAACAATCTAATCCATTTCTTTTCCAAGCCAAATAAAAATATTCTGATAAATCCCAGAATTATTATAAAAACCGTCAGATAAGACAGATAGGTGAAAGGAGAATGAATAAATTTTTTGTACGGGTTATCTTTGATAACCCCAACATGATAGCCCTTTCTCTCAAGGTTTTCCCGCAGTCTTTTAAGAAAAGATGAATTGTAGGCGTAGGCGTTAACCTGTCCGGAAGCGACATACGGTTCAATATAAAGAATACGACAATTACGCTCCTGCACCGCCCTTAGAGCTTGATTCAGGTATATCTGGTCATTATTCTTCAACATTTCAATATAATGAACCTTGATTGCCTTTTTAGAAGATTTTAAAGCCAAACCCTGACGCCCTTTTTGCGAACCTGTAAACAGCTCTACAAGGCCATAATTTTTGTTGATTTCATCCAGTTTGTATAAAAGGGTAGGAAGATAATCAGGATAACCCATCACTTCATCACCGGTAAAAAGAATAGTATTCAGAGAATAATCCTGCAAACGGGAAATTTTGTAAGCCAGGTTTTCTTCAGTAAAAACCGAGAAATTCACAAAAGCAGGCATCACATCAATACCCATTTCATTAAGCTGGCCGGCTTTGTCGGTATTAATATCCAGCGGAAGATCCAGTAATTCTTTGGAATCGGCGACAACTTCCAGTACATTAAGCCCCAAATCCCTAACCCTTTGTTCTCCAAGCTTTATTTCCAGGCTGCGTTTAACATAATCAAATGTACTGTTTTCATCAACAATAATATATATATAAGCGGGCTGAACAGTATAATCGCGGGGAAGCCTGGAATATATGATAGTATTGGCCCGTTGTACTATGCGGTTATTATTAATAAGATCACTGCCCTTTATATAGGTAAGCTTGGCCGCGTCCGCCAACTGCCTTAAAGTTTCTTCTTTAAGTACAATAGAACTAAGCCCGGCCAGTTTAAAATTTTTAATCAAATCAAGAGTATTAAAACCGGTTAACAAATAAATTTTATCAATGGCGTCATAAGAGTATACAACTTCCACTGTCTTGTTCCGGCTATCCCATAAACTGCGCTGATACATGGGTACTAAGGAGGCGAAAAACAAAACAAGCAAAAGAGGAGAAATTTTTAATAAGGTTTTTTTATCAAACATGTAGACTCCGACTCTATGTTAACGATTCTTGTTTAAAATGTAAATATGCTTCTATAAAGCCATCCAGTTCGCCGTCCATGACGGCCTGGACATTACCGGTTTCATATCCGTTACGATGATCCTTAACCAGATTATAGGGATGAAATACATACGAACGGATTTGGTTGCCCCAGCTGATTTCTCTGTTAGCCTCAGCCACACTGCCTAATTTGTCCTTCTGTTCCTGTTCATTTAACCTCACCAGCTTGGAAAGCAGCATTTTCATGGCAACTTCTTTATTCTGAGCCTGCGAACGCTGGTTCTGGCACTGGACTACAATATTTGTGGGTAGATGTGTGATCCTGACAGCGGAATCAGTTTTATTGACATGTTGTCCGCCTGCGCCGCTGGATCTGTATGTATCAATACGGATATCTTCAGGCTTGATAATAACTTCCTTGCTTTCTTCAATTTCCGGTATGATATCCACTGAAGCGAAAGAAGTCTGACGTTTGTTATTGGCGTTAAAAGGCGACAGACGCACCAACCTGTGTATACCATGTTCGGCTCTGAGCAGTCCATAGGCATAATCGCCATACACAGCCAATGTAACACTTTTCAGGCCGGCTTCTTCTCCTTCGGAAATATCCAGAATTTCATATTTGAAACCTTTTTTTTCTATCCAGCGAATATACATACGCAGCAACAATTGCGCCCAATCCTGAGCATCAGTTCCCCCTACTCCGGCATTAATGGTAAACAAAACATCATTCTGATCATAGGTACCGTTGAGCAATGTTTCCAGCTCCAGGGCAGCGTAAGCGTCTTTGATCTTTTTGTAATAAGAATGGACTTCCGCTGCAAACGACTCATCCTGCAAGCTCATTATTTCTCCCAGATAATCCGCGTCTTCTTTTAATTTCTTAAAATTTTGCAGCGTATCTTTTAATGATTTATTTTTACGATTCAGAGCTGTTACTTTTACCGAATCTTTCCAGATATCTTCCTGTTGCAGCTGAAGATCCAGCATTTCAATTTCATTTTGCAGCTGAGGGAGGTCAAAGATAGTCTCCGAGAATTTTTATTTTCTGTCTTAATTTTTCTATTTCACCGGTTAATTCTTCGTACATAAATTTATTACTCCTTTATCGCCTCTTCCCCTCTTATCCCCTTCTCCGCCCGCGGAGACGGGGAAGAAAGTCCTTTCTCCGTTTACGGAGAGAGGATTTAGGTGAGAGGCGAAACGCTATTTATTCCCACAGCACTTTTTATACTTTTTACCTGAACCGCACGGACAAAGGTCATTACGGCCTACTTTATCTTTGGTATTAACAACCGGCTGCTGCGAAGGTTGATCGCCGGAAAGATCTGCTGCCTGATAGGATGTTACTTTATAGCTTTCCTGTTTGGCAGCAAGTTTTTCCGCTTCTTCGTCACTGATAATCTGCACTTTATAAATACTGCCGATCACTTCCTGCTCCACGGCATTCATCATATCCTGGAACATATCATAACCTTCACGCTTGTACTCCAGAAGAGGGTCTTTCTGAGCATAAGCCCGCAAACCTATACCGTCGCGCAGCAGATCCATATTTTTCAAATGTTCTATCCAGCGCATATCCAGAGTATGCAGATAAATCAGTCTGGAAACGGTCAAAATATCCGAGGGAGAGAACCTGGAGATATATTGCCTGAAATACTCCCGGGCTGTCTTCAAGATATAATCTAAAATCAGATTGCGTTCCGAATATTTCTTGTAATCATATTCGGCCGGCACCAGTTGCTTTATTTCCCTGATCAATTCAGCCCAGTCCACATCCCTGCTTTTTATGCTTTCAGGATAGTAATTGTTAAAGATAAACTGTATCTGGTACTCAATAATTTCATCATATTTTTCAATGAGCTGCTTCTGTTCAAGAATACGACGCCGCTGCTTATAAATTATGTCACGCTGCTTGTTCATAACGTCATCATATTCCAGCAATTGTTTACGAATATTAAAATGGTACATTTCGACTTTTTTCTGGGCCCTTTCAATTGAACTGGAAATCATTTTATGCTCAATAGGTGTTTCATCATCAAAACCCAGTGATTCCATTATTTTTATAATCCGGTCAGAACCGAACAGACGCATAAGCTCATCTTCCAACGAAACATAAAACTTCGTATAACCAGGGTCTCCCTGTCGTCCACAGCGACCGCGCAGCTGATTATCAATACGCCGGCTCTCATGCCGTTCCGTGCCGATTACGCACAAGCCTCCCATCTGTGCTATACCTTCGCCCAGTACAATATCGGTACCGCGTCCTGCCATATTGGTGGCAATAGTTACAGCCCCTCTTTGACCGGCTTTGGCAATAATTTCCGCCTCACGTTCATGATACTTGGCGTTCAAAACATTATGCGGGACATTTTTTTGTTTTAGCATTTTGCTTAGAAGTTCGGATACTTCGATGGAAATGGTACCGACCAGCACAGGACGCCCCTTTTTATTCAGCTCGGCAATTTCTTTAACCACAGCTCTGAATTTGCCCATTCTGGATTTATAAACAGCGTCAGCGGCGTCTGTTCTTATTATCGGCTGATTGGTCGGTATTTCTATTACTTCCAGACCATAAATCTTATCAAATTCCGCGGCTTCTGTAAGAGCAGTACCGGTCATCCCGGCCAATTTTTCAAACATTCGGAAATAATTTTGCAGGGTAATGGTAGCGAGAGTCTGACTTTCCTGCTGAATTTTTAAATTCTCAACTGCTTCTATAGCCTGATGCAAACCGTCGCTGTAACGACGGCCATTCATCAAACGACCTGTAAATTCATCTACAATAATAACTTCATTGTCCTTTACAATATAATCCACATCCCGTCTGAACAAATGTATGGCCTTTAAGGACTGCACCAGCATATGGGCCTTGTCCATATTTTCTATATCGTAAAGATGTCCTATATGCATGGCTTTTTCAGCGAAATCCATTCCGGCCTCTGTGAGTACAATATTCTTATTTTTTTCATCAATCGTGAAATGCTCTTCTTTTTTCATCCGTTTGGCAATAATAGCCTGTTCCTTATATTTATCGGTATTCTCGTCCACTACACCTGAAATAATTAGCGGGGTCCGGGCTTCATCAATAAGAATGCTGTCAACTTCATCGACAATAGCGTAATGCAGATTTCGCTGTACACACTGGCTTAAGTCGCTGGCCATATTATCTCGCAAATAGTCAAAACCAAATTCATTATTGGTACCATATATAATGTCACAGGAATATGATTGTTTGCGGATTTCCGTGTCCATCATATTCTGGATAAGTCCTACAGTTAATCCCAGGAACTTATATATTGTGCCCATCCACTCACTATCACGTCTGGCCAGATAATCATTCACTGTAACAATAAATACACCTTTACCTGTCAGGGCGTTAAGGTAAGCGGGAAGCGTCGCCACGAGAGTTTTTCCTTCACCGGTTTTCATTTCGGAGATATTACCCTCATGCAGTACCATCCCACCGATAAGCTGGACATCAAAATGCCGCATTTTCAGTACACGCTTTGATGTCTCCCGCACAACGGCAAAAGCTTCAGGCAGAATAGCCTCAAGGGTTTCGCCTTTTTTCAATCTTTCTCTGAAAATTCCAGTCTGCGCGGCCAGGTCCGTGTCAGATAATGAGGCATACCTTTCTTCCAGGCTGTTTATCAGCTTAACTGTTTTGGAATAAGTTTTGATTCTTTCCTGGGCTGTTAAACCAAAAAATATTTTTCTGACAATGTTGAACAATTAATCTCCTAGAACTCCGGTTCAATGAGCCCGAAATTGCCGTCTTTTCTTTTGTAGATTACATTCATTTCCTGGCTTTTATCGTTCATGAACGCTAAAAATTCCAGTTTCAGAGACTGCAACTGCAGCATGGCTTCATCGGGGGACATTGGTTTTAGTCGTTGTTTACTAATAATAATCTCCTGCTGACCGGCGCTATCTTCATCAGCAGTTCTTTTATCTATCTTTTCAATTTTCTGGGAGACCTTGTCACCTTTACGATCTTTAAGTTTTTCTTTATATTTCTTGAGCTGTTTTTCAATTTTTTCAAAAAGAAGGTCTATGGCAGCGTACATATCTGAACTTTCTTCTTTAGCCTGCAATATAGCGCCGTGCACATGAACGGTCACTTTGGCTTCATTGGCTTTTTCCGGTGACTTGTTGTCGTGATAAACCATCTCCACTTTGCCGTTTTCTATGGCTTCGGCAAAATAATGTACAATCTTACCTATTTTTTTCTCAGCATAAGTTTTTAATGCTTCAGTCATTGCCAGGTTCTGTCCGGATACAATAATCTGCATAATTGGGTCCCTCCTGAATATTATTAATTGTGTGTATTATAGCCTATATCTGTCAGCTTTCAAATTACAAAATTGGGTATCTTGATTATCGGGCTTGAAATTCCTGAAAAATCAGGTTTTTAAAGGCTTCTATCCGATCTTTATACGGAGTATAATAAATATTGATATTACCTCTGTCTGTATCTTCCCAGTAATATGGTTCAAAAATCTTCAAAAGAGCAAACTGCTTTTCTAAAAACTGTTTAAATTTTTGCTCGCCCAGGACCTTCAGGTCATCCAGAATATCCTCTTTGATCATTTCCACAAAGACGGTTTCTTCATGTTCCAAATAAAACAGGGCCAATGCAATCTGTACCAGTCTGACCTTGCTAATCATCATATCCTCAGTGCTTTTGTTTTCCTCCATCATCTCGGGCGGTTTATCTATTTCCAACAAATACTGCAGAAGTTTGACCTGGACCTGCTTATCCATATTTTTTTCATAAACCGAAATGAGTATCCTGTTCATCTCAAAAGCGATTGTGTCGACCACAAAATACAGGTTGGCCAGAGCTGCCTGCTTGTAACATTCATTACCGTAATAATGCAGGTAGTAAAAAGCGCGTTGCAGCAGATCCGGCTGTTTCATCTGTATAAGCAACTCCATGAGTAACCTGTAATGATAAACCAGATTATACAAATTTCGATGCTCGTTTTCTTTTACAGCATGCTTGAAGGCAAATCTGAACAGTGTATTAAGGTGCACCAGTATCAAATCCAGGAAATCTTTGTGATCAGTTGTATCCGGTATTATTTTAACTACCTGCACAATTTCCGAAGCGGTTAACGCGGCCATATCAAATTGGTTGTTTTCTATAAAGACCTGATAAGCATTGCCCATAATCCGTAAACATTTTTTTTCAAAAAATAGATCATATACCTCATGACCTTTTAAAGACTCAAACATAGTCCTGAAAGATATGTCCCGACGCATGGTCTGAGTGATACGGAAAAGGGAACCGGGCAATTTGGACTTGTTTTGTTCATAAAAAATCAGTACATCCCTGAACTCGCTGAGTATCAGCGATTTTGTTTCTTTGAAATGGATATAATTTAAAAGGTCATCAAACTGGTTCAGGGAAGCAAAAAGCTGCCCCTGATAACTTTCAGTTTTATTCAGATTGATGTCCAGGGCATGAGAATGACTAGCCAGGAACCTGATATTCCTAATAATTTCAGCTTTTATTTTGGAAATAATTATTTCCGGTTTGGTTAAACGCAAAATATAAAAAATATAAGGAAAGGCCAGAACTATGGACATGGTCATAAAAATATTAATATTCAGGAACTGACTGGCTACACTGTGCGGAGCGCTGAATATGAAATGCACAGCGGACAGTACAATAAACCACACATAAAAAAGGCTTATCCAGTCTTGCATGTATAAGTCGATCAACTTGATAATATTTTGCGACGCAATTGAAATGACGATGAGCAAGGTTCCCAGAACAAACGCCGGAACAGCTATCCAGTTATTGGAGCCGAAATCAATCCCTGTTCCCATCGTGAAACGGGATATAGTCCCGAGAAAAAAAGTATTAACTATCCAATCCAGACCATAAATAAAAACAAGATTCAAGAAAAATGATACTATCATCCGTCGAAATGTTTTGGACATGCTCATATTGTACTGACAATAATGCGGACGGGCAATATTACAGATTTTCCAAAATATACTTTGTATCCAGCTGGTTGATCAGCTGTTTGGTAAGCTCTATTTTCTTTTTATCGTTTATTGTGACCTTGACATTCAGGTTGCTGACTTTTTTGGCTGTTTCATAGGTATCCTCTCCCACACTGAGTACAGGTATATTGATTTTTTTTATAAGATTAAAGACATTTTCCTTAGGTAAAATGCCACCCGTTATCAGAATTCCGGCCAGTCTGTTCTCGGTGGACAGCATACATAAAGAGATCGCGGCCAGCAGTACATCCTCACGGTCGCCAGGTGTAATGAGCAGACTACCCTTTGCCAAATGAGTGAGCACATAATGCGGGGTCATAGCCCCAACCACGATATTCACAATGTTCTCATACAAAGTATCGCCTTCATTTAGTACATCTGCCTTCAGAGCTTCCTTGACCAGAAACATATTGGGTGAAGACAGGCTCTGATAATATGGAATAAAACCAAGTACTTTCAGGCCATAGTTGTTGAGGCCCTGAGTAAGCAGCTTGGTAACTTTTTCAATTTTATTGGGATAAATTTTATTGATAACAACACCCAGAACTTCCACTCCTTCTTTATCAAAAAGAGCTTTGTTTAACATAATTTCGTCTATGGTATTACCAATACCGCCGGGTGCAATGAGTATTACCTTGGAGTTAAGTATTTTAGCCACTCTAGCGTTGCTCAAATCCAGCACCGACCCCACACCAGCGTGGCCTGTGCCTTCGACCAGCATATATTCTCTATCATAAGACAGTTCCTGAAAACTATAGATAAGCTTGTTCTTCAGTTGGTCTTTTCTGTTAGCACGTTCCAGAATATATTCCTCGGTGTAGCCTGAAGGTATGGCAATGGGACTGGTCAGCTTGATATCTACATGCGATTGAAATATATGTTCAATAAGATAAGAATCTTTATCTATCTGCTCGTCATTCACCACTACATATTTTTGTCCGACAGGCTTGATAAACCCTACCTTCTTTTTAATAGTCTGAAAAAAATTGTAGAGAATAATCGACAGAGTGGTCTTGCCGTCGCTTTGTCCGGACGCAGCTATAAAAAGGTTTTTACTGGTCATATTTACCCTTCCCTTAATGATAATATAGCATTTTCCGATTACTTACGCTACCAGAGCAATAAATACATTAAAAATATTCGATATTTCTCCGGTTTTTTTCTGCTGATAGCTTGGAACTCATCCCCAGCCCTTCTCTTACAAAGAGAAGGGAGCAAAAAACCCCTACTCATTCCTCCTCTCGACAAGTGGAGGATGCCGTAAGGCAGGTAGGGTTTTATTATAGAGGGGTTAGGGGTGAGTTCACCCCGGCAGTCGGACACACCTTTACACATTCACCGCAGCCGTCACAAACAGTTTGCGCCAGGTGATGATTAAATTCCGGTTTCATGCGCGTGGCAAAACCACGATTTATAAAACCGAAAACGTAAAGCTTTTTCAGGTCTTCACAAACCCTGACGCACGAGGAACAATTTATACATTTATCTATTTCCATTTTGATCTGCGGGTGCGAGAAA
The Candidatus Margulisiibacteriota bacterium DNA segment above includes these coding regions:
- the secA gene encoding preprotein translocase subunit SecA, producing MFNIVRKIFFGLTAQERIKTYSKTVKLINSLEERYASLSDTDLAAQTGIFRERLKKGETLEAILPEAFAVVRETSKRVLKMRHFDVQLIGGMVLHEGNISEMKTGEGKTLVATLPAYLNALTGKGVFIVTVNDYLARRDSEWMGTIYKFLGLTVGLIQNMMDTEIRKQSYSCDIIYGTNNEFGFDYLRDNMASDLSQCVQRNLHYAIVDEVDSILIDEARTPLIISGVVDENTDKYKEQAIIAKRMKKEEHFTIDEKNKNIVLTEAGMDFAEKAMHIGHLYDIENMDKAHMLVQSLKAIHLFRRDVDYIVKDNEVIIVDEFTGRLMNGRRYSDGLHQAIEAVENLKIQQESQTLATITLQNYFRMFEKLAGMTGTALTEAAEFDKIYGLEVIEIPTNQPIIRTDAADAVYKSRMGKFRAVVKEIAELNKKGRPVLVGTISIEVSELLSKMLKQKNVPHNVLNAKYHEREAEIIAKAGQRGAVTIATNMAGRGTDIVLGEGIAQMGGLCVIGTERHESRRIDNQLRGRCGRQGDPGYTKFYVSLEDELMRLFGSDRIIKIMESLGFDDETPIEHKMISSSIERAQKKVEMYHFNIRKQLLEYDDVMNKQRDIIYKQRRRILEQKQLIEKYDEIIEYQIQFIFNNYYPESIKSRDVDWAELIREIKQLVPAEYDYKKYSERNLILDYILKTAREYFRQYISRFSPSDILTVSRLIYLHTLDMRWIEHLKNMDLLRDGIGLRAYAQKDPLLEYKREGYDMFQDMMNAVEQEVIGSIYKVQIISDEEAEKLAAKQESYKVTSYQAADLSGDQPSQQPVVNTKDKVGRNDLCPCGSGKKYKKCCGNK
- the raiA gene encoding ribosome-associated translation inhibitor RaiA produces the protein MQIIVSGQNLAMTEALKTYAEKKIGKIVHYFAEAIENGKVEMVYHDNKSPEKANEAKVTVHVHGAILQAKEESSDMYAAIDLLFEKIEKQLKKYKEKLKDRKGDKVSQKIEKIDKRTADEDSAGQQEIIISKQRLKPMSPDEAMLQLQSLKLEFLAFMNDKSQEMNVIYKRKDGNFGLIEPEF
- the prfB gene encoding peptide chain release factor 2 (programmed frameshift), with the protein product MYEELTGEIEKLRQKIKILGDYLDLPQLQNEIEMLDLQLQQEDIWKDSVKVTALNRKNKSLKDTLQNFKKLKEDADYLGEIMSLQDESFAAEVHSYYKKIKDAYAALELETLLNGTYDQNDVLFTINAGVGGTDAQDWAQLLLRMYIRWIEKKGFKYEILDISEGEEAGLKSVTLAVYGDYAYGLLRAEHGIHRLVRLSPFNANNKRQTSFASVDIIPEIEESKEVIIKPEDIRIDTYRSSGAGGQHVNKTDSAVRITHLPTNIVVQCQNQRSQAQNKEVAMKMLLSKLVRLNEQEQKDKLGSVAEANREISWGNQIRSYVFHPYNLVKDHRNGYETGNVQAVMDGELDGFIEAYLHFKQESLT
- a CDS encoding DUF5693 family protein, translated to MFDKKTLLKISPLLLVLFFASLVPMYQRSLWDSRNKTVEVVYSYDAIDKIYLLTGFNTLDLIKNFKLAGLSSIVLKEETLRQLADAAKLTYIKGSDLINNNRIVQRANTIIYSRLPRDYTVQPAYIYIIVDENSTFDYVKRSLEIKLGEQRVRDLGLNVLEVVADSKELLDLPLDINTDKAGQLNEMGIDVMPAFVNFSVFTEENLAYKISRLQDYSLNTILFTGDEVMGYPDYLPTLLYKLDEINKNYGLVELFTGSQKGRQGLALKSSKKAIKVHYIEMLKNNDQIYLNQALRAVQERNCRILYIEPYVASGQVNAYAYNSSFLKRLRENLERKGYHVGVIKDNPYKKFIHSPFTYLSYLTVFIIILGFIRIFLFGLEKKWIRLFLILYVLGIFVLLFTGHEYLLNKIQALLVAIISPVILFAWIEHLLKSSSKIPDYRQYATILFLLFSGSLFAGITIQNLLFDPNYFWNIWGFKGVKLAVFTPVILLLIYFFVKPERIQYLYFSVRRFLSKQLTVLFLVGAVLFIIFSFFYIFRTGNTGILVFGDYELRFRELLEQIFIVRPRTKEILFGYPLLILAIYFWNNPRVKQSIKYLMLTFASVASISMINTFCHIHSPIFISFYRSVMGLVLGTIIGFILVFLCNFYFQIKKKGQNP
- a CDS encoding AAA family ATPase, translating into MTSKNLFIAASGQSDGKTTLSIILYNFFQTIKKKVGFIKPVGQKYVVVNDEQIDKDSYLIEHIFQSHVDIKLTSPIAIPSGYTEEYILERANRKDQLKNKLIYSFQELSYDREYMLVEGTGHAGVGSVLDLSNARVAKILNSKVILIAPGGIGNTIDEIMLNKALFDKEGVEVLGVVINKIYPNKIEKVTKLLTQGLNNYGLKVLGFIPYYQSLSSPNMFLVKEALKADVLNEGDTLYENIVNIVVGAMTPHYVLTHLAKGSLLITPGDREDVLLAAISLCMLSTENRLAGILITGGILPKENVFNLIKKINIPVLSVGEDTYETAKKVSNLNVKVTINDKKKIELTKQLINQLDTKYILENL